The Tenrec ecaudatus isolate mTenEca1 chromosome 14, mTenEca1.hap1, whole genome shotgun sequence genome contains a region encoding:
- the FOS gene encoding protein c-Fos, whose protein sequence is MMFSGFNADYEAASSRCSSASPAGDSLSYYHSPADSFSSMGSPVNAQDFCTDLGASSANFIPTVTAISTSPDLQWLVQPTLVSSVAPSQTRAPHPYGVPTASAGPYSRAGVVKTTTGGRAQSIGRRGKVEQLSPEEEEKRRIRRERNKMAAAKCRNRRRELTDTLQAETDQLEDEKSALQTEIANLLKEKEKLEFILAAHRPACKIPEHLGFPEEMSVASLDLNGGLPEPSTPDAEEAFTLPLLNDPEPKPSVEPGKTMGSIEMKAEPFDDFLFPASSRPCGSETARSVPDMDLSGSFYTADWEPLHSGSLGMGPLATELEPLCTPVVTCTPSCTTYTSSFVFTYPEADSFPSCAAAHRKGSSSNEPSSDSLSSPTLLAL, encoded by the exons ATGATGTTCTCGGGCTTCAACGCCGACTACGAGGCGGCCTCCTCCCGCTGCAGCAGCGCGTCCCCGGCTGGGGACAGCCTCTCCTACTACCACTCGCCCGCCGACTCCTTCTCCAGCATGGGCTCCCCCGTCAACGCGCAG GATTTCTGCACGGATCTGGGAGCCTCCAGTGCCAACTTCATCCCCACCGTTACTGCTATCTCCACCAGCCCCGACCTGCAGTGGCTGGTGCAGCCCACCCTGGTCTCCTCCGTGGCCCCATCACAGACCAGAGCCCCCCACCCCTACGGAGTGCCCACTGCCTCAGCTGGGCCGTACTCCAGAGCTGGCGTTGTGAAGACCACAACAGGAGGCAGAGCCCAGAGCATTGGCCGGAGGGGCAAAGTAGAGCAG CTGTCTCCAGAAGAAGAAGAGAAACGGAGAATCCGGAGGGAGAGGAATAAGATGGCTGCAGCCAAGTGCAGGAACCGGAGGAGGGAGCTGACGGACACGCTCCAAGCG GAGACTGATCAGCTCGAAGATGAGAAGTCTGCTCTGCAGACCGAGATTGCTAACCtgctgaaggaaaaagaaaagcttgaGTTCATCTTGGCTGCTCACCGGCCTGCCTGCAAGATCCCAGAGCACCTGGGCTTCCCAGAAGAGATGTCCGTGGCTTCCCTCGATCTCAATGGGGGCCTGCCGGAACCTTCCACCCCAGACGCGGAGGAGGCGTTCACCCTGCCCCTCCTCAATGACCCTGAGCCCAAGCCCTCAGTGGAGCCTGGAAAGACCATGGGCAGCATTGAGATGAAGGCCGAGCCCTTTGATGACTTCCTGTTCCCAGCGTCCTCCAGGCCCTGTGGCTCGGAGACCGCCCGCTCTGTGCCAGACATGGACCTGTCTGGCTCCTTCTATACAGCAGACTGGGAGCCCCTGCACAGCGGCTCCTTGGGGATGGGGCCTCTGGCCACGGAGCTGGAGCCACTGTGCACCCCGGTGGTCACCTGCACGCCCAGCTGCACTACCTACACGTCTTCCTTCGTCTTCACCTACCCTGAGGCTGACTCCTTCCCCAGCTGCGCAGCCGCCCATCGCAAGGGCAGCAGCAGCAACGAGCCCTCCTCTGACTCACTCAGCTCACCCACACTGCTGGCCCTGTGA